One genomic region from Halobacteriovorax sp. HLS encodes:
- a CDS encoding glycosyltransferase family A protein yields the protein MKVTVVIPTYKRYDYLERLLLSIERQTYKGFEVIVVDDCSPAQDEYQKVIEKFSNSFEKITYLSNEKNSGAPHSRNRGIRLARGEFIALVDDDDEWFETKLEKQLEVFEKGDQSLGLVYTWADVVDENKVKIGENRESVAGDGRRSIVDRCFVCSPSVMLRKSSLIEAGLFDEEFPSCQDWDMWTRILFNGNTCDVVKEPLVYYYKHGGETIGKSPRALVGFKKYYAKHFIKLIRYLKLRHLVRFARYLIMVKS from the coding sequence AAGACTTCTACTTTCAATAGAAAGACAGACGTACAAGGGATTTGAAGTTATTGTTGTTGATGACTGTTCTCCTGCTCAAGATGAATATCAAAAAGTAATAGAAAAATTTTCTAATTCATTTGAGAAAATAACTTATCTATCTAATGAGAAAAATAGTGGCGCACCTCATTCTAGAAACCGAGGAATTCGATTAGCTAGGGGGGAATTTATAGCTCTTGTTGATGACGATGATGAGTGGTTTGAAACAAAATTAGAAAAACAATTAGAGGTTTTTGAAAAAGGTGATCAGTCTCTTGGACTGGTGTATACGTGGGCGGATGTTGTTGACGAAAATAAAGTTAAAATTGGAGAAAATAGAGAGAGTGTTGCAGGCGATGGAAGGAGATCGATTGTTGATCGTTGCTTTGTCTGTAGTCCATCTGTGATGCTTAGAAAGTCTTCATTAATTGAGGCCGGTCTCTTTGATGAGGAGTTTCCTAGTTGCCAGGACTGGGATATGTGGACACGGATTCTTTTTAATGGAAATACTTGTGACGTAGTGAAAGAGCCCCTTGTTTATTATTATAAGCATGGTGGAGAGACTATAGGTAAATCTCCTAGGGCGTTGGTTGGTTTTAAAAAATACTATGCAAAGCACTTCATTAAGCTAATTAGGTACTTAAAGTTGAGACATTTGGTTCGCTTTGCGAGGTATTTAATAATGGTAAAGTCTTGA
- a CDS encoding glycosyltransferase, giving the protein MKLLFLTPQLPFPSNSGGKIKTFKMIEHFGNQYDLSLGVLIKKDQVSLIPEFMSRVKVSQTFSEVVDKPRTIVNFLKSLFARKPLSVFRNYSSSFKVELSKNIYNYDTVVVDHFLMFQYIPQDYKGKIIFHAHNAEFLMWSRYSKLSTNVIKKFLLFFESKRIRQYERKICKKSNVVLASPNDILELKKLAPSTEFRETFHLGDDGLLRFYHPGFDSCQEQISYVGSLDWQPNEDGLRWFISNVWNEFHFKFPKATLSIIGKGASEDFAEFCNKYENVELHGFVENLENELSKTKVLIAPLRFGSGMKVKTINSLYTGIPLVTTSVGSEGIEIVDQMHYCKADTARDQLHSLTQLFTDKDFWEHIGGEARELAKVKYTWKNNLNNITEVINGSSEVRKYRIQSTEEKFAA; this is encoded by the coding sequence TTGAAGTTATTATTTTTAACTCCGCAATTACCATTTCCATCAAATAGTGGTGGAAAGATCAAAACTTTCAAAATGATTGAGCATTTTGGAAATCAGTATGACCTATCTCTAGGCGTTCTTATTAAAAAAGATCAAGTCTCTTTAATTCCAGAATTTATGTCTAGGGTTAAGGTTAGTCAGACTTTTTCTGAAGTTGTTGATAAACCTAGGACTATTGTTAACTTTCTTAAGTCTCTCTTTGCGAGAAAGCCGCTTAGTGTTTTTAGAAACTACTCTTCTAGTTTTAAAGTAGAGTTATCAAAAAATATTTATAATTACGATACTGTTGTTGTTGACCATTTTTTGATGTTTCAATATATACCTCAAGATTATAAAGGAAAAATAATTTTTCATGCACATAATGCTGAATTTTTGATGTGGAGTAGATACTCAAAATTATCAACTAATGTGATTAAGAAGTTTCTCCTTTTCTTTGAAAGTAAAAGAATCAGGCAGTACGAAAGAAAAATATGTAAGAAATCAAATGTTGTGCTGGCTTCTCCAAATGACATTTTAGAGTTGAAGAAATTAGCTCCTAGTACGGAGTTTCGTGAAACATTTCATCTTGGTGATGATGGGTTGTTAAGATTCTATCATCCTGGTTTTGATTCTTGCCAAGAGCAGATTAGTTATGTCGGTTCATTAGACTGGCAACCCAATGAAGATGGTCTAAGATGGTTTATTTCAAATGTTTGGAATGAATTCCACTTTAAGTTTCCAAAAGCAACGCTTTCTATAATTGGGAAAGGTGCCTCTGAAGATTTTGCAGAATTTTGCAATAAATATGAAAATGTTGAATTACATGGTTTTGTAGAGAACCTAGAAAATGAATTATCTAAAACAAAGGTATTGATTGCTCCGCTTCGATTTGGAAGCGGTATGAAAGTAAAGACAATTAATTCTCTTTATACGGGAATTCCTCTTGTGACGACTTCAGTTGGGTCAGAAGGAATTGAGATTGTTGATCAGATGCACTACTGTAAAGCCGATACAGCACGTGATCAGCTGCATTCTCTTACGCAATTATTCACAGATAAAGACTTTTGGGAACATATTGGTGGTGAAGCCAGAGAGTTAGCAAAAGTTAAATATACTTGGAAAAATAATTTAAATAACATAACTGAGGTAATTAATGGTAGCAGTGAAGTTCGCAAATATCGAATTCAAAGCACTGAAGAAAAGTTCGCTGCTTAA
- a CDS encoding WecB/TagA/CpsF family glycosyltransferase: MVAVKFANIEFKALKKSSLLNDEKGLKLVVTANSEIIIKANETPKLQEIMNNNFTTFDGKIPHVLAKLDYKNEEIEKISGSDFIYDCCRTARKNGERIFLLGCREDVNRMAVNNIREQYGIQVEGFSPVLADYPFPELHNKQILNRIKLFRPHYLFVGFGAPKQEFWMDAHKEYLEELGVKVVVGSGGTFDFVAGAVKRAPVFIQNIGLEGVWRFLVEPKWFRVKRVLVSFKIFYYWLQKK, translated from the coding sequence ATGGTAGCAGTGAAGTTCGCAAATATCGAATTCAAAGCACTGAAGAAAAGTTCGCTGCTTAATGATGAGAAAGGCCTGAAGTTAGTTGTTACTGCTAACTCAGAGATCATTATCAAAGCAAATGAAACACCAAAGCTGCAAGAAATTATGAATAATAATTTTACTACTTTTGATGGTAAAATTCCTCATGTTTTAGCAAAATTAGATTATAAGAATGAGGAAATTGAAAAGATATCAGGCTCCGATTTTATCTATGATTGTTGCAGAACCGCTAGAAAGAATGGAGAAAGAATTTTTCTTTTAGGTTGTCGCGAGGATGTTAATCGCATGGCCGTAAATAATATTAGGGAACAGTATGGTATACAAGTAGAAGGCTTTTCTCCTGTATTAGCAGATTATCCGTTTCCAGAGTTACACAATAAACAAATCTTAAATAGAATAAAACTATTTCGTCCTCATTATCTCTTTGTTGGCTTTGGTGCTCCCAAGCAAGAGTTTTGGATGGATGCTCATAAGGAATATCTAGAAGAACTTGGCGTAAAAGTTGTTGTAGGTTCTGGTGGAACATTTGACTTTGTGGCCGGTGCTGTAAAGCGTGCCCCTGTATTTATTCAGAATATAGGTCTTGAAGGTGTTTGGAGATTTTTAGTTGAACCAAAATGGTTTAGAGTAAAGAGAGTGTTAGTGAGTTTTAAGATATTTTATTATTGGCTACAGAAGAAATAG
- a CDS encoding ABC transporter ATP-binding protein yields the protein MSEIILSIKNLTIEFKTEDETVRAVKNLNLDIPRGKTVGLVGESGSGKSVTSLAIMGLIPCPPGRIAEGEILFKGQDLTKMTQEEMRKIRGNKIAMIFQEPMTSLNPVYTVGNQIDEVLMLHQGKSKSEARTRSIQLLDEVGIPEPAESVNKYPHQMSGGQKQRVMIAMAMACEPELLICDEPTTALDVTIQKQVLELMFELQRKHGMSMLFITHDLAVIADIADEVAVMFRGDLVEENTTKELFEAPKHPYTKGLLACRPSLVENPKRLMTVEDFVKEGALEKLDPLKKEIKVPRPIDETENPVILEVKDFKKFFPIKGGLFGRTVDHFKAVDNVNIKVRRGRTLGLVGESGCGKTTLGRAILRLIEPTAGQVFYHGQDITNISHEEMRLLRRKMQIIFQDPYSSLNPRMTIGDIITEPMVIHGIGGTKKERYATAADLLEKVGLSGDHLNRYPHEFSGGQRQRICIARALGLQPEFIICDESVSALDVSVQAQVLNLLQDLQEEFNLTYIFISHDLSVVKYISDEVCVMNNGQIVEYASSDEIYKNPQDEYTKRLLSAIPKGVPKELQ from the coding sequence ATGTCCGAAATTATTTTAAGTATTAAGAACCTAACAATTGAGTTTAAAACCGAAGATGAGACAGTTAGAGCTGTTAAAAATTTAAACTTAGATATCCCAAGAGGAAAGACTGTTGGACTCGTTGGTGAGTCTGGTTCCGGTAAATCTGTTACTTCATTAGCAATCATGGGATTAATTCCATGCCCTCCTGGTAGAATAGCAGAAGGAGAGATTCTCTTTAAAGGTCAAGACCTAACGAAGATGACTCAAGAAGAAATGAGAAAGATTAGAGGTAATAAGATTGCCATGATTTTTCAAGAGCCAATGACTTCACTCAATCCTGTTTACACTGTTGGAAATCAAATTGATGAGGTTCTAATGCTTCATCAAGGAAAATCAAAAAGTGAAGCAAGAACTAGATCTATTCAACTTTTAGACGAAGTGGGGATTCCTGAACCAGCTGAATCTGTTAACAAATATCCGCATCAAATGTCTGGTGGTCAAAAACAAAGAGTTATGATCGCAATGGCAATGGCCTGTGAACCAGAACTTCTTATCTGTGATGAGCCTACAACTGCACTAGATGTTACTATTCAAAAACAAGTTCTCGAGCTTATGTTCGAACTTCAAAGAAAGCACGGTATGTCTATGCTATTCATCACTCACGATCTTGCAGTGATTGCAGATATAGCTGATGAAGTAGCTGTTATGTTCAGAGGTGACCTAGTTGAAGAAAATACAACAAAGGAACTTTTTGAAGCTCCTAAACACCCATATACTAAAGGGTTGTTAGCTTGTCGTCCTTCTTTAGTTGAAAATCCTAAAAGACTAATGACAGTAGAAGACTTTGTTAAAGAAGGCGCTTTAGAGAAGTTAGATCCTCTTAAAAAAGAAATCAAAGTTCCACGTCCAATTGATGAAACAGAAAACCCAGTTATTTTAGAAGTTAAAGACTTTAAAAAGTTTTTTCCTATTAAGGGCGGGCTTTTTGGAAGAACTGTTGATCACTTTAAAGCTGTAGATAATGTAAATATTAAAGTTAGAAGAGGTAGAACTCTTGGACTAGTTGGAGAATCTGGTTGTGGTAAGACTACTCTTGGTAGAGCGATCCTAAGACTGATCGAGCCTACTGCTGGACAAGTTTTTTATCACGGTCAAGACATAACTAATATCAGTCATGAAGAGATGAGACTTCTTAGAAGAAAAATGCAAATTATTTTTCAAGACCCGTACTCTTCACTTAATCCAAGAATGACAATTGGAGATATCATCACTGAACCAATGGTTATTCATGGTATTGGTGGGACTAAGAAGGAAAGATATGCAACAGCAGCAGACCTTCTTGAAAAAGTTGGTTTAAGTGGTGACCACTTAAATAGATATCCTCATGAATTTTCTGGTGGTCAGAGACAGAGAATTTGTATAGCGAGAGCACTAGGTCTTCAACCAGAATTCATCATCTGTGATGAATCAGTTTCGGCACTAGACGTTTCTGTACAAGCACAAGTTTTAAACCTTCTACAAGACCTACAAGAAGAGTTTAACTTAACTTATATCTTTATTTCTCACGACCTTTCTGTTGTGAAGTATATTTCAGACGAAGTATGTGTAATGAATAATGGTCAAATTGTTGAGTATGCATCTTCAGATGAAATCTACAAGAACCCTCAAGATGAGTATACTAAGAGACTTCTTAGTGCAATTCCTAAAGGTGTTCCGAAAGAATTACAGTAA
- a CDS encoding response regulator, which produces MSKILIVDDERVICDMMADLYRAKGHDVTVAYSGNEGYRLVEQNVYDLVISDVLMDDGDGLEMAANIKRFNDSLSIILVTGYFDDTTSTVPTNVKKVFRKPIKFKEVLSYTEKLLGTVA; this is translated from the coding sequence ATGAGTAAAATTCTTATAGTCGATGACGAGAGAGTTATTTGTGACATGATGGCGGATCTCTATCGAGCGAAAGGACATGACGTTACGGTTGCTTACAGTGGCAATGAGGGCTATAGGCTAGTTGAGCAAAATGTCTATGATTTAGTTATTTCTGATGTCTTAATGGATGATGGAGATGGGCTGGAAATGGCAGCTAATATAAAAAGATTTAATGATTCATTATCAATTATTCTTGTTACGGGTTATTTTGATGATACAACTTCAACTGTTCCAACAAACGTGAAAAAAGTCTTTAGAAAACCAATTAAATTTAAGGAAGTTCTTTCTTATACTGAAAAGCTTTTAGGCACAGTGGCCTAA
- a CDS encoding inorganic diphosphatase, with amino-acid sequence MDPWHDISLGDDVPHTFNVVIEVPKGSKNKYELDKDTGMIMVDRVLFSSVHYPANYGFIPKTYCEDNDPLDVLVLGQEPVYPLTIMKAKPIGLMKMMDQGEADDKIIAVHANDPEYAHYNSISELPPHRIHELRRFFEDYKALEKKEVIVSDFLGPTHATKCLEEAIDLYNKTFTKK; translated from the coding sequence ATGGACCCATGGCATGATATAAGTTTAGGTGACGATGTACCACATACGTTCAATGTTGTAATTGAAGTACCAAAAGGATCAAAGAATAAATACGAGCTTGATAAAGATACAGGCATGATAATGGTTGATAGAGTTCTTTTTAGCTCAGTTCACTATCCCGCCAACTATGGATTTATTCCTAAAACTTATTGTGAGGATAACGACCCCCTAGATGTCCTAGTTCTTGGTCAAGAACCAGTTTACCCATTAACAATAATGAAAGCGAAACCAATCGGCTTGATGAAAATGATGGACCAAGGCGAAGCAGATGATAAAATAATTGCTGTCCATGCCAACGATCCTGAATACGCTCACTATAATTCGATAAGCGAACTTCCTCCTCACAGAATCCATGAATTAAGAAGATTTTTTGAAGATTACAAGGCGCTAGAGAAAAAAGAAGTCATAGTTTCAGACTTTCTTGGACCAACACATGCAACGAAGTGCCTTGAAGAGGCCATAGATCTATATAATAAGACATTTACAAAGAAATAA
- a CDS encoding MOSC domain-containing protein, translating into MNFTINALYIGKPQQFKKPGLKSSINRQEVSEIKISNKLLIGDEVSNKKYHGGANRVLHFYPIEHYQYFQEIYSGTLFIPGSIGENISTKGLNELNVNIGDIYQVGNIKCQITEPRFPCGIIDLQFEIKSLHKEALFARKLGWFSNVLEDGTITTKDKITLLDRPYPKLSLDRVINALNEDNQEKVLEEMIKNPILSASWKNKALKKIELS; encoded by the coding sequence ATGAATTTCACTATCAATGCGCTATATATTGGGAAGCCCCAACAATTTAAAAAGCCTGGCCTCAAAAGCTCTATTAATAGACAAGAAGTATCGGAGATTAAGATTTCCAACAAACTATTAATTGGTGATGAAGTTTCTAATAAAAAATATCACGGTGGAGCAAATAGAGTTCTTCACTTCTATCCTATTGAGCATTACCAATATTTTCAAGAGATTTACTCTGGCACTTTATTTATTCCTGGCAGTATTGGTGAGAATATTTCCACTAAAGGTCTAAATGAATTGAATGTAAATATTGGAGATATTTATCAAGTAGGAAATATAAAGTGTCAAATTACAGAACCACGTTTTCCATGTGGAATAATAGACCTTCAATTTGAAATAAAGTCACTTCACAAAGAGGCACTCTTTGCTCGAAAGCTAGGTTGGTTTTCGAATGTTTTAGAAGATGGAACGATTACGACTAAAGATAAGATTACACTCTTAGATAGACCCTACCCTAAGCTCTCTCTAGATAGGGTAATAAATGCTTTAAATGAAGATAATCAGGAAAAGGTACTAGAGGAGATGATCAAGAACCCTATTCTCTCAGCAAGCTGGAAGAATAAGGCCTTAAAAAAAATAGAATTATCTTAA
- a CDS encoding methyl-accepting chemotaxis protein — protein sequence MNLYEENLHKTMKYGGIAILAHIPIFFAMAKFFSTEMSIAILGPVLLFLGQFIISKIIKNIRLTSILMGFSTIALSGIMIHLGKGMIEWHFHIFVTIGILCLMANPLVIVAAALTAAVHHVGFYFFLPESLFNYKAGLEIVAIHATFVVVEAIACTYLAYKFKKVLDLQGQINDEISPLVLSVDVASRESRQSCSGLLSLSNQNASAVTEISSTSEEISQMVRTTKDQLNKALVSMKETSDSVAKSSEAILKGETFLASLNKIKKNMEELQVSSSQQLQSVVESVNFISEKTSIITDIVFQTKLLSFNASVEAARAGEHGKGFAVVAEEIGNLASNSGVASEGINEIVDKSKGQLTSSVGSITENLESFQSQLDEAFNSWAEISNTLKSSFDIVEKSSKNQESFLSEISTAANEQSAGVNELTASLNNIQSSSNDALLKIKELEEVVTNLESYSNRLTGISEKIAA from the coding sequence ATGAATCTCTATGAAGAAAATCTGCATAAAACTATGAAGTATGGAGGTATTGCAATACTGGCCCATATTCCAATATTCTTTGCTATGGCGAAATTTTTTAGTACCGAAATGAGCATCGCAATTCTTGGTCCAGTTTTATTATTTCTAGGACAATTTATTATTAGTAAGATTATAAAAAATATTAGATTAACTTCTATTTTGATGGGATTTTCGACCATTGCTCTTTCTGGAATTATGATTCATTTAGGAAAAGGTATGATTGAATGGCACTTTCATATTTTTGTAACAATTGGAATATTATGTTTGATGGCCAATCCTTTAGTTATAGTCGCAGCGGCCCTGACTGCGGCAGTTCATCATGTTGGGTTCTATTTCTTTTTACCTGAGAGTTTATTTAACTATAAAGCTGGACTAGAAATTGTTGCTATTCATGCTACATTTGTTGTTGTGGAAGCAATTGCTTGTACATATCTTGCATATAAGTTTAAAAAAGTCTTAGATTTGCAAGGGCAGATAAATGATGAGATTTCACCTCTTGTTTTGAGTGTTGATGTTGCTTCTAGGGAAAGTCGACAATCATGTTCTGGATTACTTTCACTTTCTAATCAAAATGCTAGTGCTGTGACAGAAATTTCTTCTACATCTGAAGAAATTTCTCAAATGGTTAGAACAACGAAGGATCAGCTTAATAAAGCACTTGTAAGCATGAAGGAGACTTCAGATTCTGTTGCAAAGAGTTCTGAAGCTATCTTGAAAGGAGAAACATTTCTCGCTTCTTTGAATAAGATTAAAAAAAATATGGAAGAGTTACAAGTAAGCTCTTCACAACAGCTTCAATCAGTAGTTGAATCAGTTAATTTTATCAGTGAAAAAACGAGTATTATTACTGATATAGTTTTTCAAACGAAACTACTTTCATTTAATGCTTCTGTTGAAGCTGCTAGGGCCGGAGAGCATGGGAAAGGATTTGCGGTTGTGGCCGAAGAGATTGGAAATCTTGCTTCAAATTCAGGTGTTGCCTCTGAAGGTATTAATGAAATCGTTGACAAAAGTAAGGGGCAACTGACATCTTCGGTGGGCTCAATTACAGAAAATTTAGAATCATTTCAGTCTCAATTAGATGAAGCTTTTAATAGCTGGGCAGAGATAAGTAATACCTTAAAAAGTTCTTTTGATATTGTTGAGAAGAGCTCTAAGAACCAAGAATCATTTTTGAGTGAAATTTCTACAGCAGCTAATGAACAGAGTGCGGGAGTTAATGAGCTGACCGCGTCTTTAAATAATATTCAATCTTCTAGTAATGATGCTTTATTGAAAATCAAAGAGCTTGAAGAAGTGGTTACGAATTTAGAAAGTTATTCGAATAGATTAACGGGAATAAGTGAAAAAATAGCGGCCTAG
- a CDS encoding TVP38/TMEM64 family protein encodes MSKIKKLLLLTSIVAVAAIIINIIGVDQIFSVDQLKQMLNENKLLAIVVFCLVFSAANLLYIPGFLFVAAPVSLFSVREAFVIVYIACIVCSSISYYFVSFFGNDLLRTFDNRLSRWAFENIDKRPIFSVIVLRTLMQTTPALNYTLSLSGIKFSNYILGSMIGLIIPIFIYCAIFALILNNNYVF; translated from the coding sequence ATGAGTAAAATAAAAAAGCTTTTATTGCTGACTTCCATAGTCGCTGTGGCAGCGATCATCATTAATATTATAGGTGTCGATCAGATTTTTTCGGTTGATCAATTAAAGCAAATGTTAAATGAAAATAAGCTCTTGGCCATAGTAGTTTTCTGTTTAGTATTTTCTGCTGCTAACCTTTTATATATCCCTGGATTCCTCTTTGTAGCTGCTCCTGTTTCTCTTTTTAGTGTTCGAGAAGCTTTTGTAATTGTCTATATCGCCTGTATTGTTTGTTCAAGTATCAGCTACTACTTTGTCTCGTTTTTTGGCAATGATCTTTTAAGGACATTTGATAATAGGCTGTCGCGTTGGGCGTTTGAAAATATAGATAAAAGGCCAATCTTTTCAGTGATTGTGCTTAGAACGCTAATGCAAACAACCCCTGCACTGAATTATACATTATCTTTAAGTGGAATTAAGTTTAGTAATTACATTTTAGGGTCGATGATAGGATTAATAATCCCTATATTTATATACTGTGCAATATTTGCTTTAATATTAAATAATAATTATGTTTTTTAA
- a CDS encoding ABC transporter substrate-binding protein yields the protein MFFKLFTIFIISSASMGLELRFCYEFDTYYPFTNKATETNKQGIIPDIVAAAAAEVGVELVTYRASWKRCLMDFKNGTSDVIAAAIWSKERDEWSQFPKINGQLDKENYLWKADYLIHQHIESPQLWDGEKFIDKNLKISAPEGYIAYKKLAEAGVLNEEKLKADQGMLLVQAKRIDGYIVEALIGRNIIKRLGIEDKIVPAEKPYFSSLWYAPLSKKFSKKYPSLSEKFLQSVGSKRKELKEKLLKKYGVSH from the coding sequence ATGTTTTTTAAACTATTTACCATATTTATAATCTCTTCGGCCTCAATGGGTCTTGAACTTCGTTTTTGTTACGAGTTTGACACTTATTACCCTTTTACTAATAAGGCGACAGAGACTAATAAGCAGGGAATTATTCCAGATATAGTTGCTGCCGCTGCTGCTGAGGTTGGAGTCGAATTAGTCACCTACAGAGCATCTTGGAAGCGTTGTTTGATGGATTTTAAAAATGGAACCTCCGATGTCATTGCTGCTGCGATATGGTCTAAAGAGAGAGATGAGTGGAGCCAGTTTCCTAAAATCAACGGACAGTTAGATAAGGAAAACTATCTTTGGAAAGCGGATTATCTGATTCATCAGCATATTGAATCTCCTCAGCTTTGGGATGGAGAAAAGTTTATTGATAAGAATCTGAAGATATCTGCTCCAGAAGGTTATATTGCTTATAAAAAACTGGCCGAAGCTGGCGTTCTTAATGAAGAGAAATTAAAAGCAGACCAAGGAATGTTACTTGTTCAAGCTAAGCGTATTGATGGTTATATTGTAGAGGCCTTAATAGGTAGAAATATAATTAAGAGACTAGGCATAGAAGATAAAATTGTCCCAGCTGAGAAGCCTTACTTTTCAAGTCTATGGTACGCCCCACTATCTAAGAAGTTCTCAAAGAAATATCCAAGTTTATCTGAAAAGTTTCTTCAATCGGTCGGCTCTAAGAGAAAAGAATTAAAAGAAAAATTATTAAAGAAGTATGGTGTTTCACACTGA
- the mtaB gene encoding tRNA (N(6)-L-threonylcarbamoyladenosine(37)-C(2))-methylthiotransferase MtaB, translated as MENTANNSTKKVSMHTLGCRLNFSETGSLAEGFVKRGYEVVDFGQKADVVFINTCTVTDSADSTCRNLIRKAHKSSPEGKIVVAGCYAQMEPETIANMQGVDLVLGTSEKYKVFDYLNEEEATAIHVDKSMDFYGAATTNSDGHTRAFLKIQDGCNYVCSFCIIPFARGRSKAISIADAVANAKEILSQGFKEIVLTGVNIGEYETASGEKLVDMVKSLLELEDLERLRLSSVEPNTITDELLAVFKSSPKFLDHFHIPLQSGDDDILTGMRRKYTVADYKKVIDKIITAFPDAGIGADLICGFPGETNEQFQNTYNLVKELPITHFHVFPYSKRKGTTASKMDNHIHNATKKDRVNSLIHLGEAKLSMFSEDQVGTKSNVLFERRNKDGLYTGYTTNYVKVFVDTSEELKNTVRTVYLKEYKNGKLFAELVQ; from the coding sequence GTGGAAAATACAGCTAATAATTCAACAAAAAAAGTTTCGATGCATACTTTGGGATGTCGTCTAAATTTCTCTGAAACAGGCTCTCTTGCTGAAGGTTTTGTAAAAAGAGGCTATGAGGTCGTTGATTTTGGACAAAAGGCCGATGTTGTCTTTATTAATACTTGTACGGTAACAGACTCTGCGGATTCGACTTGTAGAAACTTAATTAGAAAGGCCCATAAGTCTTCTCCTGAGGGAAAGATTGTTGTTGCTGGTTGCTATGCTCAAATGGAGCCAGAAACTATTGCTAATATGCAAGGGGTCGATCTTGTACTAGGAACTTCTGAAAAATATAAAGTTTTTGATTATTTAAATGAAGAAGAGGCAACGGCCATTCATGTCGATAAATCAATGGATTTCTATGGGGCGGCTACAACTAATTCTGATGGTCACACTAGAGCATTTTTAAAAATTCAAGATGGATGTAATTACGTTTGCTCATTTTGTATTATTCCTTTTGCAAGAGGAAGGTCTAAGGCCATCTCGATTGCCGATGCCGTAGCTAATGCGAAAGAAATTCTTTCACAGGGCTTTAAAGAGATTGTTTTAACTGGTGTTAATATTGGTGAATACGAAACTGCTTCTGGTGAGAAACTTGTTGATATGGTTAAGTCGTTATTAGAGCTAGAGGACTTAGAACGATTAAGACTTTCAAGTGTTGAGCCAAATACGATAACAGATGAGCTTTTAGCTGTTTTTAAAAGCTCTCCAAAGTTCTTGGATCATTTTCATATCCCACTTCAAAGTGGTGACGATGATATTTTAACAGGGATGAGAAGAAAGTATACTGTTGCAGATTATAAGAAAGTCATTGATAAAATTATTACTGCATTTCCTGATGCTGGAATAGGTGCCGATCTTATTTGTGGCTTCCCTGGTGAGACAAATGAGCAATTTCAAAATACATATAACCTTGTAAAAGAACTTCCAATAACTCATTTCCACGTTTTCCCTTATTCTAAAAGAAAGGGGACTACAGCTTCAAAAATGGATAACCATATTCACAATGCTACTAAGAAAGATAGAGTGAACTCTCTCATTCATTTAGGGGAAGCAAAGCTTTCAATGTTTAGTGAAGATCAAGTAGGAACTAAGAGTAATGTACTATTTGAAAGAAGAAACAAAGATGGTCTCTATACAGGTTATACAACGAATTATGTAAAAGTTTTCGTTGATACTAGTGAAGAACTTAAAAATACTGTTCGTACTGTTTATTTAAAAGAGTATAAAAACGGTAAACTATTTGCTGAGCTTGTTCAGTAA